A part of Larkinella insperata genomic DNA contains:
- the argH gene encoding argininosuccinate lyase, whose translation MKLWQKATSDTESKAIADKIEQFTVGRDREMDLYLAPFDVLGNLAHATMLETINLLTSEELSVLRAELKNIYQQIQDGQFVIEEGVEDVHSQVELMLTRTLGDVGKKIHSGRSRNDQVLVDLKLFTRDRLWQVAEAVQRVFDRLIIRSEQHKADLLPGYTHLQIAMPSSFGLWFGAYAEALADDMLTLQTAYRLANRNPLGSGAGYGSSFPLNRTLTTELLGFEGMHVNVVYAQMSRGKTEQTALTALAAVAATLSRMAMDICLYNSQNFGFLTLPDALTTGSSIMPHKKNPDVAELLRAKTNRLKALPMEVTLVMSNLPSGYHRDMQILKEILMPAFEEILNCLQITDFMLEHLQVKTNLLDDPKYDPLFSVERVNELVLQGVPFREAYLQVKTEVEEGSYTASRTLKHTHEGSLGNLGNDQIVKQMNTALQGFGAEKVASALRQLVGTQP comes from the coding sequence TTGAAACTCTGGCAAAAAGCAACTTCCGATACCGAATCCAAAGCGATCGCCGATAAAATCGAACAGTTTACGGTTGGGCGCGACCGCGAAATGGACCTTTACCTCGCCCCTTTCGATGTGCTGGGCAACCTCGCCCACGCCACCATGCTCGAAACCATCAACCTCCTGACAAGTGAGGAACTGAGCGTGTTGCGGGCGGAGTTGAAAAACATTTATCAACAGATTCAGGACGGCCAGTTTGTGATTGAAGAGGGCGTGGAAGACGTTCATTCACAGGTGGAACTGATGCTAACCCGCACGCTGGGCGATGTTGGCAAAAAGATTCACAGCGGCCGGTCGCGCAACGACCAGGTGCTGGTTGATCTGAAACTCTTCACCCGCGATCGGCTCTGGCAGGTGGCCGAAGCTGTTCAGCGGGTTTTCGACCGGCTGATTATCCGGTCTGAACAGCATAAAGCGGATTTGCTGCCGGGTTACACCCATCTGCAAATTGCCATGCCCTCGTCGTTCGGGTTGTGGTTTGGTGCCTACGCCGAAGCCCTGGCCGACGATATGCTGACCTTACAAACCGCCTACCGATTGGCCAACCGCAATCCGCTGGGTTCGGGCGCGGGCTACGGTTCGTCGTTTCCGCTCAACCGAACCTTGACAACGGAATTGCTGGGCTTTGAGGGAATGCACGTCAACGTGGTCTACGCGCAGATGAGCCGGGGTAAAACCGAGCAAACCGCCCTGACGGCTTTGGCCGCCGTGGCCGCAACCCTGTCGCGGATGGCGATGGACATCTGTCTCTACAACAGCCAGAACTTCGGTTTTCTGACGCTACCCGACGCCCTGACGACGGGTTCCAGCATCATGCCGCACAAGAAAAATCCCGATGTCGCCGAACTGCTGCGGGCCAAAACCAACCGTTTGAAAGCCCTGCCGATGGAAGTGACGCTGGTGATGAGCAATTTGCCTTCGGGCTACCACCGCGACATGCAGATTCTGAAGGAAATCCTGATGCCCGCTTTTGAAGAAATCTTGAACTGCCTGCAAATCACCGATTTCATGCTCGAACACCTCCAGGTTAAAACCAATCTGCTGGATGATCCGAAGTACGATCCACTGTTCAGCGTGGAGCGGGTGAATGAGCTCGTTTTGCAGGGGGTGCCGTTCCGGGAAGCGTATTTGCAGGTAAAAACCGAGGTAGAGGAGGGAAGTTACACGGCTTCGCGTACGCTGAAACACACGCATGAAGGCAGCCTTGGCAACCTCGGCAACGACCAGATTGTGAAGCAGATGAATACGGCTTTGCAGGGCTTTGGGGCGGAGAAAGTAGCGAGCGCCCTGCGTCAATTAGTAGGAACGCAGCCTTAA
- a CDS encoding SMP-30/gluconolactonase/LRE family protein yields MRLLNLLLGGSILLTVTLSAFESPKKEKKLVKVWETDSTLSVPESVLYDSKGNILYVANIVGKSDSLDGDGFISKVSLDGKIENLKWTTGLNAPKGMGIHKNRLYVTDVYRLVAINLSNGQAEQTWDAVDKKAFLNDVTIDKEGTVYASDSRNSKIYRLKDDKWEVWMDGGDLNNPNGLLAVGTKTLMVGSTKIGALQSLDVASKKLTKIADGMANTDGIVAIGKDYMVSDWSGRLFYITADGQKQQLLDTRNEKVNSADIDYVPSKKLVVVPTFFKNKLVAYRVE; encoded by the coding sequence ATGCGTTTACTGAACCTCCTGCTGGGCGGCAGTATCTTACTGACCGTTACCCTATCGGCATTTGAATCGCCGAAGAAAGAAAAGAAACTTGTCAAAGTCTGGGAAACCGACTCAACGCTGAGCGTGCCGGAATCGGTGCTATATGATTCAAAAGGAAATATCCTGTACGTGGCCAACATTGTCGGTAAATCCGATTCGCTGGATGGTGATGGATTCATCTCGAAAGTGTCGCTCGACGGTAAAATTGAAAACCTCAAGTGGACGACGGGCCTGAACGCACCCAAAGGCATGGGCATCCACAAAAACCGTTTGTACGTTACCGATGTCTACCGCTTGGTAGCGATCAACCTGAGCAACGGCCAGGCTGAGCAAACCTGGGATGCCGTCGATAAAAAGGCGTTTCTGAACGATGTGACGATTGACAAAGAAGGCACCGTGTACGCGTCGGACAGTCGGAACAGCAAAATTTACCGCCTGAAAGATGACAAATGGGAGGTATGGATGGACGGTGGCGACCTGAACAATCCCAACGGCTTACTGGCCGTCGGAACCAAAACGCTCATGGTGGGCAGCACCAAAATCGGCGCCTTGCAATCGCTGGATGTGGCTTCCAAGAAACTGACCAAAATCGCTGACGGCATGGCCAACACCGACGGTATTGTGGCCATCGGCAAGGATTACATGGTTTCGGACTGGAGCGGACGGCTTTTCTACATCACGGCTGACGGGCAGAAGCAGCAGCTGCTCGATACCCGCAACGAAAAGGTAAATTCAGCCGATATCGATTATGTCCCCAGCAAAAAGCTGGTGGTAGTACCCACATTTTTCAAGAACAAACTCGTCGCGTATCGCGTAGAGTAG
- a CDS encoding MFS transporter has protein sequence MNTPNDSYAALRYPEFRFFVTNSFLITATLLIQEVILGYELYKMTHDPLALGFVGLAEALPFIAMSLFGGHLADRREKRSILQISLSVIILGSVILYLVFQPSVVAHLSQTAQLTVIYSVLVLIGTAKGFYSPTSSSLKPFLVPRELYANSSTWSGSFYQAGAIAGPGMAGFLYVWLGLDNSLLVVIGLLLVCLVLISMIKRKPVPVMEGQQDSLWTSLREGIRFVFQTKIILYSISLDLFSVLFGGVVAMLPIFAEDILKVGAEGLGILRAAPAIGAIGTMLLLTRFPPTHNAWRNMLIAVLGFGIFTLIFAFSTHFWLSVLALLATGAFDSVSVVIRNTILQIFPPDHMRGRVAAVNGIFVSSSNEIGAFESGVAARFLGVVPSVALGGLVTLLVVAYVYYNSKELFAVRLS, from the coding sequence ATGAATACACCAAATGATAGCTACGCTGCTCTTCGTTATCCTGAATTTCGCTTTTTCGTTACCAACAGTTTCCTGATTACTGCAACCCTCCTGATCCAGGAAGTGATTCTGGGTTATGAGCTCTACAAAATGACGCACGACCCGCTGGCGCTGGGCTTTGTGGGGCTGGCCGAAGCCCTGCCGTTTATCGCGATGTCGCTCTTTGGCGGTCACCTGGCCGACCGGCGGGAGAAGCGGTCTATTCTGCAAATCAGTTTATCGGTTATCATTCTGGGGTCGGTCATTCTTTACCTTGTTTTTCAGCCGTCGGTGGTGGCGCATTTGTCGCAAACCGCGCAACTGACGGTTATTTACAGCGTTCTGGTATTAATCGGTACGGCCAAAGGATTCTACTCGCCCACCAGTTCGTCGCTGAAACCGTTTCTGGTGCCGCGCGAACTGTACGCCAATTCGTCGACCTGGAGCGGATCGTTTTATCAGGCCGGGGCGATTGCCGGACCGGGTATGGCGGGATTTCTGTACGTCTGGCTGGGGCTAGACAACTCGCTGCTGGTGGTGATCGGCCTGCTGCTGGTGTGTCTGGTTCTGATCTCCATGATCAAGAGAAAACCGGTACCCGTGATGGAAGGACAGCAGGATAGCCTGTGGACCAGCCTGCGCGAAGGCATCCGGTTTGTCTTTCAAACCAAGATTATTCTCTACTCCATTTCGCTGGATTTGTTTTCGGTCCTGTTTGGCGGGGTGGTGGCCATGCTGCCCATTTTTGCCGAGGATATTCTGAAAGTGGGGGCCGAGGGCCTGGGTATTTTGCGGGCGGCTCCGGCCATCGGCGCCATCGGAACCATGCTGCTGCTGACGCGGTTTCCGCCCACGCACAATGCCTGGCGTAACATGCTCATTGCCGTGCTGGGATTCGGTATTTTCACCCTGATTTTTGCCTTTTCAACTCACTTCTGGCTGTCGGTACTGGCGTTGCTGGCGACGGGTGCGTTCGATAGTGTCAGCGTGGTGATCCGGAATACGATCCTGCAAATTTTCCCGCCCGACCACATGCGGGGACGGGTGGCGGCCGTCAACGGTATTTTTGTCAGCTCGTCGAACGAAATTGGTGCTTTTGAATCGGGGGTGGCCGCCCGGTTTCTGGGCGTTGTTCCTTCGGTCGCACTGGGCGGCTTGGTGACGCTGCTGGTGGTGGCTTACGTCTATTATAATTCCAAAGAACTCTTTGCGGTTCGGTTGAGCTAA
- a CDS encoding phosphoribosylanthranilate isomerase: MHVKICCISSVEEARLAVAAGASAVGLVGKMPSGPGVIGDDLIRTIALTVPPPVATFLLTSEPTAEAVIEHQRRVGTNTVQLVDALPTGSYRVLRAALPGIKLVQVIHVLDELSIDEALASAEEVDALLLDSGNPTLAVKELGGTGRRHDWKLSRRIVEQSRVPVFLAGGLKPENVREAIDTVQPFGLDLCSSVRTGGKLDPQKLRDFFSQVRAHGF; encoded by the coding sequence ATGCACGTTAAAATCTGTTGCATCAGCAGCGTCGAAGAAGCTCGCCTGGCCGTAGCCGCCGGAGCATCAGCCGTAGGGCTGGTCGGAAAAATGCCCAGTGGTCCGGGCGTAATCGGGGATGACCTCATCCGGACAATCGCGCTGACCGTCCCACCGCCGGTCGCCACATTTCTGCTAACCAGCGAACCCACCGCCGAAGCCGTTATTGAACACCAGCGCCGGGTCGGAACCAATACCGTTCAGCTCGTCGATGCCTTGCCCACCGGCAGTTACCGGGTTTTACGGGCCGCCTTGCCGGGGATCAAGCTGGTGCAGGTCATTCACGTTCTGGACGAGCTGAGTATCGACGAAGCCCTTGCGTCGGCGGAGGAAGTGGATGCCCTGCTGCTGGATTCGGGAAACCCCACATTGGCGGTGAAGGAACTGGGCGGTACGGGTCGGCGGCACGACTGGAAACTAAGCCGCCGAATTGTGGAACAAAGCCGTGTGCCCGTCTTTCTGGCCGGGGGTCTGAAGCCGGAAAACGTCCGGGAGGCCATCGATACCGTGCAACCCTTCGGCCTGGATCTGTGCAGCAGCGTCCGGACGGGTGGGAAACTGGACCCGCAAAAATTAAGAGACTTTTTCTCGCAAGTCCGCGCTCACGGATTTTAG
- a CDS encoding Hsp20/alpha crystallin family protein, producing MRTLVQYNHLPSLFNHLVTREFNRQHNTPAVAKTATPVAANIKEDETAYHIELAAPGLKKEDFNINLNNNQLTISAKQEQASEEKTENYTRKEFSYTSFERSFRLPKNVNNEQIQAAYTDGILKIDLPKVEKTVVEPKQIAVA from the coding sequence ATGAGAACCTTAGTTCAATACAACCACTTGCCTTCGTTGTTTAATCACCTGGTAACCCGCGAGTTCAACCGGCAACACAACACACCAGCGGTTGCTAAAACTGCCACACCGGTAGCCGCCAACATTAAAGAAGATGAAACGGCTTACCACATTGAATTGGCCGCTCCTGGTTTGAAAAAAGAAGATTTCAACATTAATCTGAACAACAACCAGTTGACCATCTCGGCCAAACAGGAACAAGCCAGCGAAGAAAAAACGGAAAACTACACCCGGAAAGAGTTCAGCTATACTTCTTTCGAGCGTAGCTTCCGGTTACCGAAGAACGTAAACAACGAACAAATTCAGGCAGCTTATACCGACGGTATCCTGAAAATCGACCTGCCGAAAGTTGAAAAAACGGTGGTTGAACCCAAACAAATTGCAGTAGCGTAA